In Mesotoga infera, the DNA window GAGGCTTGCTATTCCATGAATGAAAGGAAAGTAATACTGAAACTCTCGAAACTGACCAAGTCCTTCGATGCCCAGGCAGTTCTCAAGGATGTTTCCTTTGAGGTCAAGGAGGGAGACGTGATTGCCGTACTCGGCGCTTCCGGCGCAGGAAAGACTACTCTTCTCCGCTGTATCAACAATCTAATCACTCCCGACAAGGGCGAGGTATCCTTTAAAGGTACTCAGGTTCAGAGAACGAAGCATTCGATAAGGGCCTTCAGGTCAAGAGTTGGATTCGTATTTCAGAGATTCAATTTGATAAGTCACCTCAAAATCATCGACAATGTTGCGCTGCCTCTTGTCAAAGTTAAAAACATGAGTTGGGCCGATGCCAGAAAGGCCGCCGAGATTCAGTTAGGTCAAGTCGGCCTCGCCGACAAACTGAACAATCACCCGTCGCAGCTTTCAGGAGGCCAACAGCAGAGAGTGGGCATTGCCAGAGCGCTAGTCATGAATCCCGATATCGTACTCCTGGACGAACCTACTTCTGCTCTCGATCCGTCACTCGTCGGTGAGGTCATGAGGGTAATCAGACGGCTTTCCTCGGAAGGCAGAACCATGATTATTGTCACGCACGAAGTTGAATTTGCAAAGCATATTGCCAATCGTGTAATCTTCTTGAAAAACGGTGAAGTCTCCGCGGATTGCAGTCCAGATGAGTTTTTCGACTCAATGTCCGAGGAAATAGCAGAGTTCTTGACAGACCTTTCGGCAATTGTGTAGCACCTTATTGCAATGAGCGTTTCTCTCGTGATCTCTCTCCTGGCACCGGGTCTAGGGTATGGCGAGGGCATTAGGAGTTGTCCAGCATCCAGTGTCTTGGACTCGGACCCGTCCTTCGAAAGACCTTTAGGAGCCGTTACTCGTCATTCGTGAGTCGTCCTCCGAGAAGAGCTGATAGGACGTTCGTTCCGCGCTGCGCGTCCAGGATTTTGGTCGAAGGGCAAAAGGACGTGAGAAGCCAGAGTGAAGAGATAAGAAGAGCAATTAGATCTTGCCTTTCTGACCTCTAGCTA includes these proteins:
- a CDS encoding amino acid ABC transporter ATP-binding protein, producing the protein MNERKVILKLSKLTKSFDAQAVLKDVSFEVKEGDVIAVLGASGAGKTTLLRCINNLITPDKGEVSFKGTQVQRTKHSIRAFRSRVGFVFQRFNLISHLKIIDNVALPLVKVKNMSWADARKAAEIQLGQVGLADKLNNHPSQLSGGQQQRVGIARALVMNPDIVLLDEPTSALDPSLVGEVMRVIRRLSSEGRTMIIVTHEVEFAKHIANRVIFLKNGEVSADCSPDEFFDSMSEEIAEFLTDLSAIV